The genomic window AAAGAAGACAAGATCTACAGATTTCTACTTTGCTGTCTGGAGTATGTATAACCTTGtaagtttttcctgttttctgtttatcaAACAGAAATGCACACTGGTTTCACAGCAGGCTTATGCTTTATGCTTGCTCAGTATCTTAAGACTGTTAGAGGCTGTACTTTAtagtttgtttcttctctgatcTGCTTTCTAAATTGCCAGACTGCTGATTAGTGCATGCAGCTTTGTCCTAACTTGTATCAGTGAATGACTGATGCCTGTCTGGACAGAAGAGGAGGGTCAGCAGGAAAGCTCTAATCCTAATGAAACCTTAATAATCCTTATATATTGCATAAAATGAATGGCAATGTGGAAACCTTTACCATTTACCCCTGGACTTTTTAGGtgtgtaataataaaaaaaattgccacTGTGATCCTGGCTGGAAACCTCCAGACTGCAGTGTTGAGGGATCTTCTTTAGGAGGCAGTGTTGACAGCGGGCTCCAGATGACGGATGTTGGTTAGTACCCAGAGCAGATGTGGTAAAGCAAACACCAGTGTCTCTCCGACACGCACACAGGGCTTTCTGTGACTGAGGAAGTGATGGTTGCAACTGCCTGAGGTAACTTCAGTGAAGGATACGCAGAAATTTGGGATGTGTGTGATCATGAACTATGACTATGAATTATATGACCAGATTTTGAAGTATTGTAATGTATGTGACAGTCATTATCTGTCATTGCGGGAGGGTGTTTAGGAGCTGCTAATGCCCAGGGCGTCACGCTGCGTGGTGGTGGAGCGGGATGAGGTTGCCGTCTGGCAGGCACAGCAGGCTTTGCTGGCGGTTTCAGGTGTAGCGTACAGGAGCAGTGGAGGCCACCAGCTTTGGGATCGCTGGTGCAGATGGGCGCGTGGGCAGACAAGTGGTCTCAGCTCTGCATTCCTCCTTGCCAGGCTTCTCCTTGCGACGAGCCCTGGAGGACACCGCGCAgacctggctgctgctgggcttctccctcctcctgcccaccCTTGCCGGGGGCACCATCCTCGTCCTCAAGTGGAAGGAGCTCGGCCGACTCTGCAGGCTGGAGCGGCTGCCTGCGGATGGGTAAGTTGGCTGCGTCCTAGGAAATTCATCGAACCCTTCCTTGCTGGACCTGGCAGGCCACAGACCCCTTTCCATGGAGAGGTGAGGGGTGTCTGGGAGGATGGAGGAGCCTGGGGTGGGGCTGAGGTGATTCCCGAGACGAGGGCTGAAGCGATCCCTAGGGCTGAAGTGATCCCCAAGGTGGGGCTGAGGCGATCCCCGGGGCTGAGGGATCGCTGTGGTGATCCCCAGGGCTGAGATGATCCCCAAGGCTGTGGTGATCCGCGGGGCTGAAGGATCACTGTGGTGGTCCCTGGGGCTGAGGTGATCCCCGGGGCTGAGGGATCACTGTGGTGATCTCCAAGGTTGTGGTGATCCCCAGGGCTGAGGGATCGCTGAGGTGATCCCCAAGGCTGAAGTGATCCCCAGGGCTGAGGGATTGCTGTGGTGATCCCCGGGGCTGAGGGATTGCTGTGGTGATCTCCAAGGTTGTGGTGATCCCCAGGGCTGAGGGATCGCTGAGGTGATCCCTGGGACTGAGGTGATCCCCGGAGCTGAAGGATCAGTGTGGTGATCCCCGGGGCTGAGGGATCGCTGTGGTGATCTCCAAGGTTGTGGTGATCCTCGGGGCTGAGGGATCGCTGAGGTGATCCCCGGGGCTGAGGGATCGCTGTGGTGATTCCCGGGGCTGAGGGATCTCTGTGGTGATCTCCAAGGTTGTGGTGATCCCCAGGGCTGAGGGATCGCTGAGGTGATCCCCAAGGCTGAGGTGATTCCCGGGTCTGAGGGATCACTGAGGTGATTCCTGGGGCTGAGGGATCGCTGTGGTGATCCCCGGGGCTGAAGGATCGCTGTGGTGATCTCCAAGGTTGTGGTGATCCCCGGGGCTGAGGGATCGCTGAGGTGATCCCCGGGGCTGAGATGATCCCCAAGGCTGAGGTGATTCCCGGGGCTGAGAGATCGCTGAGGTGATCCCCAGGGCTGAGGGATTGCTGTGGTGATCCCCAAGGCTGAGGTGATTCCCGGGGCTGAGGGATCGCTGTGGTGATCCCCGGGGCTGAGGCCGTCTCTGAGGTGGGGGCTGAGGCGATGCCCTGGCCGGGCCGCCCGGCTCACGGCGCCGCCCTGTCCCTCCTGCCGCAGCTCCGCCGCCGAGGAGGGCAGCGCCGCTACCGAGGAGTCGGGGCCGGAGACGGAGCTGGAGATGGAgacggggccggggccggagccggagctggagccgggaccggggccggggccgggcgggcgccgcgggcaaTAAAGGCGTTGGGCGGAGCCGCGCGTCCGCGCCTctgcgggcggcggggccgttagcggcgggcggcgggggccgcgccaTGGGGCCGCGcctggcgctgctggcggcgCTGCTGGCCGCGCCGCGTGAGTGAcagcgggggcggccgcggggccccccctgccccacggcgaCCCCACGGCCCGCGGACACCCCCCTGCCCAGCGAGatccccctgccccacggcgaCCCCCTGCCCAGGGagacccccccccgccccacggcccaGGGAAGACCCTCTGCCCAGTGGTGACCCCTGCCCGAGGAGAGCCCCTCCGTGCCCCACAGCTACCCCCGTCCTGGAGAGAGACCCCCCACCTCTGCCCCACAGCGAATCCCTTCCCCAGGGAGAGCTCCCTTCTTCACCCCATGGTGACCCCTTTCCTGGGGAGAGCCCgcctgctcctctgccccaCAGCGACTCTCTTCCTGGGGAGacccccctcctgccccagagcGACCCCCTTCCCAGGGAGAGCCTGCCCTGAGCCCCACAGTGACCCCCTTCCCGGGGAGAGTCCCCTGTGCCCCACGCTGACCCCTGCCCGCAGGAGAGAtgcctctgccccacacagaCCCCCAACAGGGAGATCCCCCACCCCACACCAACCCCCTTCCTGGGGAGAGCCCTCAGCACCCCACACTGATCCACCCTCAGGGAGAGTCCCCTGTGCCCCGCGCCAGCCCCCCACCCTGGGGGCATCCCTCTGCACCgcagcctgccctgcccccCGCCGATGCCCCATTGCTCCGCGACGCCGGCCGGGCGCCCCAGGCCGtccgcgggcgcggggggccgctgCGCTGTCGGGGCGCTCGCTCGCCCGCTCCGGCCTGGCCCCTGCCCCGGAGAGGCGGCCGGGCGCTCGCGGCTGCGCACCCCAAGCGCGGCCCTCGCCCCGCTCGGCCGGCTgcgcgccccgctgccccggcccccgcggccgccccgggcctCCCGCGGACCGGGACCCGCCGGCGGCTTGCGCGCGTGCCaagcggggcgggcggccgggtgCTGGGAGCGCTGGCTGCGCGTGTGTCCTCCAGCCTCGCGCCCCGATCCTGACCGTCTGCTTGCTCGCATCTCCTGCAGCCCAACTTGGCAGCACTTCCCcgcttttctttctccttgagATTTCTTCCCCAGCAGTGGGGACAGCTGCTACTGCTCCCAGCCTCTATTTTGCTGTGATATTTTTCGAGAGCAAAGTAGCTGATGATGACTCCAGTGAAGGCCAGCCGAGGCCTGAGATGAGATTTCCTAATTTGGGTACCTGTCTATTGCAAAACTAACTTTGGGCCAGGAGGGAGTTGTTCCTCTTGGTTCCTTGGCAGAGATACTTGATGACTATTTTGTTCTCCAGCTGTTGTACATAATTCATTAGGAGGAATCTGTTGGAAGGTTTTTTGCTTGTTAGTTTGTTCTATTTAACAAATACTCTGCTATTAGGGTTTCAGGGACTTTGGCCATTGCTAAAGCGCTTTATCTCTTCTGGCGCATTATGGTTGTTGGGTTTTGTTGGCTGCCTGCTAAAAGCGTGAAGTCACGTGACAACTATTTTGTGGATTGCAATGCATATGGGATGAAGCGGATATGCTGTGACTCCTTCTGAAGTAGACATTTATTGTATGGTTGCCAGTGAGTGTGGGTGACTGGCCTCTCTGAGTCCTACTTCTGTTCCTCGTGCAAATTGGGTTGCCTTAGCTGGATCTTGCTCTCATGCTGGCATCAtacagtatttgttttcctgGGTTGGTGGTGATactgttctgtgattttaaCTAAGAAGCAATCTCTTTCCCTAGGTTCACAAGTATTTTTGCACATCACAATTCCACAGAGGTTACTATCAAATAAAACTGGAGAGACGGTACTTAAGTAATTAAGTttttgcatgtatgtgtgtgtgcgtgagTGGCTTTACCTGTACAGGAGTACAATCCGCAACAGTTAATGTATGACAGGTAGAGGAACAGTTTTAGGAAGCCCTGTGCTGCCTAGCGCGggaggcggggggaggcggggggcaCATGCAGGCACCTTTGCAGGAGGTGTCAGACCTGCGCCGTCGGTACAGCCGACCCTCTGCCTTTCCCTTGCAGAGGCCCTAGTAGTTGCTTGCGGAGTTGTTGTAATTTTCCCGCGCGTGTGGTGCCTTGCCCGGCGAGCGTGCTTCTGTGACGATGGTGTTCCTAATTGTCCCTTTTTTGCTTCTCCGCGTGCACTAGGACACAGTGTCCTACGTCATCACGATAGAGGGGAGGCCGTATACCGTCCACCTGAAGCGGCAGTGAGTGCGGCCTTgtttctcctgctctgcccaccGTCGTGCTGTTGTCGACCGGCGCAGCCGCTGGGCGGTCTGGTCTTGCCGGCGGCCTCCGTGGCCGGGGCTGGTGTCTGGTTGCGGGGGGCGATTTCAGCCTGCAGGTGTTCGAGCTGGCCTGCTCCCCCGAGCTGTTTGCAGCCGCTGCAGCGGCCGGGAACGTGCGCTGCTGGCGGGCACCTCtggcttgtgtgtgtgtgtgcttgggGGGTGTTTGTGCCTGTGCCCTGATGTGCCCGTCAGCATTTTTCTGATCTGCTAGATGCCTGACTGCCATCTGGGTGACAGGGCAGGTTGTAGGACCTCATTCAAGCTAGAGAAACTTAGGATAAGTGCATTTCAGAGTGTTCTCAGAGCATTTTACTACCTTTCATTTCTAGGCTCTTTTTATCTGATGATTTCAGGATTTACACATACAATGAGAAGGGAACTTTGCACTCTGATATGCCCCATATCAAGGTAATCttggctttgtttgtttttatgtgcCTTAGTTGTTTCAGGTATACCTGTTATTCAGTATTTTGAGAGATGTCACTAGTTATTCCAGTGGGCcagttcttcctttctttctccacatTTTTGCTTCCTAGACAAGGCAAGAGGTACTGCAGAAACATATACAGCTTGCCTTGAAAATGCACGGATAGAATCACCTTTCTGAAAGCTTTAATATTGTAGTGAATTGCTTAGTCACTCAGTTCAAAGACTAAGCCTGAGCATAGCTAGAGTTCTTCGCCTCCTGAGTGGCCATGAAAGGAGAAATCATCCCAGAGCAGTGCTGCTCAGGAGAAGACAGGGCGGGAGTTTTCTGTCGTAAGCACTCCATATCTTCACTAAAGGATTTATGCTTAATTACTAGAGTGAAAGACAGATTCTCAAGAAAATCTTCATTGTTCTGTCATCTGAGTGCACTTAAGGCTGAATAAGGgattgcttttcctttgttttgatttaGGATGATTGCTACTACCATGGGTACATTGAAGGCTTCCCAAACTCAGCAGTGACTCTCAGTACCTGCTCCGGGCTCAGGTAACAGTCGCCCCGTCTCCCTTCCAGTGGTGCACGTTGGTGCGTGCGCAGCTGCGGCCTCCGTTGCGAAGCAGCCAGCGGTTGCCCGCCAGCAGCATTCAGCGTGCCGCAGCCTCTGCTCTGAACGTCCCCGGTGGTGGAGCGCAGCCTCCCGGAGAGCACCGCGCGCTGGTGGCAGTCGCCGTTCCTGCTCTGGGCGGCCACTGTCCTCGGGTCTCGCACAGGGAGGGACCCCGGGCAGGGTGTCTGTGCGCTGCGGCTGCGGCAGCAGGTGCCACCTGCGTCATTTACCTTTGCAGAGGCCTGCTGCAGTTTGAGAACGTGAGCTATGGGATTGAGCCTCGGGTTTATTCACCTGCGTTTGAGCACTTTGTTTATCAGATGAGTAATGAGAACACAGCGGGTTTCCTCTTTGCAAATGTCCACGCTGACAGAGGGAAGGACAACATGACAGCAGAGGATATAGCTCATAATTTGCCCAGAAAACAAGTGAGTACTTGCTTCCTTTCAAAGTAGAAGTTGAGGCCTTGTGAGCATCTGCTGTGGGAGGCTGTAGTTCTGCAGGAAGCTTTGTCCGTTGTGAGCTCCAGGAGGACGGAGATGAGAGGTGGGCTTTTAAGAGCACAAGCAACTGTAATAAGTGTTGCAGGACTATTTTGTGTGTCCCAGTGCCCACTGAGAGGTGTTTCTGAGAGCTGCCTGCTTTGTTGTTTGAGTTGTAAACGTGgcagtcctcctcctcctcctaacTTTCAAAGAGTCGGGCAGCAGTGCGCAGTGTGCTTGGGGCAGTTGTTCTTGTGACTGTCAGAGGGCCCTATTTTTCCTCTTAGCAAGGAGTAAATGTTGTTACTGAAAGACTTGTGATGTGCCTTATGTTCTGATATAGGCCTTTCACattctgctctgaaaacaaaatgaggagATAATGATGCTTTGTGGAGATTTTGAGTCTCCTTGCTTGCCagaaaaattatcatttcttACATTCCATGACTGAAATGGGGAAAGGAATAATTAATAGttaagacctttttttttgcagttgttGTCAAGCCTCCCCAGACATATGGAACTGTATGTAGTTTTGGAAAAGACTTTGGTAAGTTTGTGTGAGACAATTTCTGtgttgtattgttttctttggttttaagAGTACTGGTATAAACCTTTGTCATGGTCTTCTAGCGATCTGTATCTTGTGGCCATGCATCATTTCATCAGAGCCAATTTTGAGAAGCAGTTATGTTAGGGATTCTGAAGGAACACACAAAGAGCTAGCCCTTGTAGAAATTCCTGCTATTTGAATATCATGCCATGAGCCTGGGCTGCTCCATTATAGCAAATAATTTAGATATAATCTCTTGTTACTTTTCAGTACAAGCACATGGGTTCTGACAACAATATTGTGACAAAGAAGGTAGTTCAAATCATCAGCTTTCTCAGCAATGTAAGTTCCTTccacttttttgtgtgttgaaATGGAAAACTTGGATGTCTTACTGTAGCCTTCTAAAGGCTAGATATTGATAGGATTTGCCTGATTTTTAAGAACACTTTTTGAGAAGCATTAATTGTGCTTCCTGGAAATATTTGATCTTAGCTTTTTAGCTTTTGACCCTTTGGTTTAGTTTGCCTATAGCTCCGAGTGGCCCTAAGGGCTTATCTAGCCTGGTTTAGGAGGTGTGGAGAAATGAGGATTTCACTGTTTATTGTGCCACACAAATGCATGTTCACAATCagtgtttctttcaaaaaagttagcacctgtttttaaaatcttttcaatgATATATTGCCTTTTAATGTAATGCTCCACTCACTGGCCCATGTGCAGGATTCTATCAACACGTTTCGTCAATGTGTCTGTGTTAGGGGcaagaattttttttgcctgtgtacGTAGCATATTATATTTGCATaagtatttgattttaaattacagtagATACAGTATCTCGTCCTGTCAACGCAAAAAACACAGACATGGACAATTTTGTGTGTTCTGTATGTTTAATTGTTTAATATCTTTATTCATGCAGAGCTTGATTTTTGATTTATAAGATCCTGCTTACTGAACTGCTgcattttgctcttttaaaaacatcatttctttttctttcagttttattttttctacacTTTTTTCATCCTACTCATATGTACAGATAGATCAATTGTCAACTGCtcctatttttctaaaatacatcaGCTGctaacaaaactaaaaatttaAACATCGTTTCAAATGTAGCATATCTGAGCAGCCATTCCTTCTGTTaaattttcagatgtttaatTCCCTTAATCTAACAATTGTGCTGTCCTCAGTGGAGTTCTGgacaaataagaataaaattctgACAacaggggaaggagaagaagtGCTACAGCGATTTTTAGAGTGGAAACAGGCAAACCTTTTTCTGCGGCCATATGATATgccttatttatttctgtaagattaaaggttttgtattatttaagaGCAAATAGTAACAACCTGTAGAGTACATGTACTTTCAATTAATAGACTTTGCTATGACTAAAATGACTGTTgtaaaaattaagttaaaaatgcAATGAGATAATTGCAAACACCACGCTAGAATTTTCTAAGCTTGGTAGTTACCTGTTCTGTCTGGCCTGTGGGCTGGCAATGAGGAAAGCAGGCTTCATGGCTTCGACGGCTGGTGAAACACTTGTGTTTTAGTTACAGGGCTCGACCAACATACGTAGGCGCCACAATCCCAGGGCAGGCATGCCAGCAAGAGACTGCTGGCGGAGTGGCCGTGGTACGGTGTCGTGCGGCCGCGTGCACGTGGGGAGGCAGAAGGGGagcgagcggggccgcgggacGCACCGTTTCTGGGGTGCTGGCACTCGCCCACAGTCGGGTTGGGAGGGGAGTGTGGACTGCAGGACCGGGTGCCACACCAGCCCTAGAAGTGATGCCCCGGCCGAGTGCTGTCCCTGCCTGCGCTGTCCTCGCGGCCACGCACCTCCAACGCGGCCGACCGCGGGCCAGCATGGGCGTCTAGAGGTGCAGGCAGCGGGagcctggggcaggggcagcccaGAGCGGCGTTCAGCGCCGCTGTCTGCGCGAGGAAGGCGATGGTGCGACAAGgctctgctctctcttccctccagtACCAGAAGGCTGTGACCCTGGAGTCATTTTCCATCATCCTGGCGcagctgctggggctgagccTGGGAATGACCTATGACAAGTCCAGAGACTGCCGGTGTCCCGGCTCCGTTTGTATAATGAATGCTAATGCACTGTAAGTTTTCCAAGTTCTCTATCTGTCTGTGATGTTGCCTTTTACTGTAGGAACTCTACTTGCCAGGTATAGATGTGTTAGAACATAAACAAGTacaatttaataataataattcattttagaCGTTTCAGTGGGGTAAAAGCCTTTAGTACCTGCAGCATTCGAGACTTCGAAAAGTTTCTCAAGCGAAATAGAGACTGCCCTTTCAGTAGATCCCATGTGAGTGAACCATCCTACAGGAAAACTCCAGTCTGTGGCAATGGCGTTGTGGAACGAGGAGAGCAGTGTGACTGTGGGTCAGTAGAGGTTAGTACCATGCTTTGCTTAAATAATAAGAGAttgtgctttcttctgtttcaaggAATTGCCCTTTGAGAGTGAATAGAAGCTGGAAGTTGTGTTCACAACTGTTGGTCTGTTGGTTTTTACAGCGTTCCGGTAGTAACACAAAGATTTGCAGCTTTACTCATCTTCCTTTGAATCCTCCAGAGTATGCCATGTATTAGGAGGAGCAGGGATAGAGCAAATGGTGGTCCTATAAATGAGGAAATCTaaagcaaatgatttttgttccatttccaGGCATGTGCAAAGGACAAATGCTGTACTCCCCAGTGTAAGTTCAAACCAGGAATGAAGTGTTCCTCCGGATTATGCTGCGAAAATTGTCAGGTGAGATGTGTTCATAATTGCGAGAAGTTAcggttatttttaaattttggagAAATAGTAATCTTCTATAGTAAGACTAATAAAttaactttctgcttttctttgtacGGTCAGCTCTGAAAAGCTTAGTAATATTTGTGCTGTCTATTGTCTTTAGACAAATGAGCACTTTCCCAAACATATAATAATTTGAACAGGGTAGCTTTCATGGTATATGCTTGTAATTTTTCCCCAGAATGCCTGACTTGGAGAGTCTTATTCAACTAGTGTTATGTATAGAATTTAATTGGGAAAGTTGAAAGATGAAAGACTATGGTTAAAATGATTTACTAATGTTTGAAGGGCAGGTCATATGAAATGGGTCAGAACCAGGAACAGAGCTAAATGCCAGCCTGGAGAGTTCAATTTCTGCCTCAAAGATATGAAACATTGATAAAGACCAGCAGAAGGGAGTCTGATAGTCATCATGTTATGGGTGAAAAGCTGAGGCATGGAAAGACTCAGTGTTGTGTGCAGATTCACACAGGAAGTCTGACTGAGGACTGGTCAGATCTCCTGATTGCCAGGGCAGCCCTGTCATCATGGAGCTACTGTTCCTCTTTGTAGCCTTGGTTCTGCTACTGCAGGAGAACCTCACACCAGCGCTTGGTGagcccttcctttcttcagaccTTGCTGAAGACCTGATTGGTGTAAAGCTCAGCAGGCTGAGGCATTAGGGAAATGTACCATTCTACTCTTGCTACTCTTGCTACTGTTTGCAGTTTCACTGCTCTTTACCTACTGGTACAGAGAAAGTTCCTCAGCATTTGCTTGCTCAGCCTGCAGCTATTGGGAGGAGCtgtggagaggagaa from Rhea pennata isolate bPtePen1 chromosome 28, bPtePen1.pri, whole genome shotgun sequence includes these protein-coding regions:
- the LOC134151834 gene encoding disintegrin and metalloproteinase domain-containing protein 18-like yields the protein MGPRLALLAALLAAPRSQVFLHITIPQRLLSNKTGETDTVSYVITIEGRPYTVHLKRQLFLSDDFRIYTYNEKGTLHSDMPHIKDDCYYHGYIEGFPNSAVTLSTCSGLRGLLQFENVSYGIEPRVYSPAFEHFVYQMSNENTAGFLFANLRPFFLQLLSSLPRHMELYVVLEKTLYKHMGSDNNIVTKKVVQIISFLSNMFNSLNLTIVLSSVEFWTNKNKILTTGEGEEVLQRFLEWKQANLFLRPYDMPYLFLYRARPTYVGATIPGQACQQETAGGVAVYQKAVTLESFSIILAQLLGLSLGMTYDKSRDCRCPGSVCIMNANALRFSGVKAFSTCSIRDFEKFLKRNRDCPFSRSHVSEPSYRKTPVCGNGVVERGEQCDCGSVEACAKDKCCTPQCKFKPGMKCSSGLCCENCQFKQKNTKCRALSDVQCDLAEYCNGTSASCPPDYYIQDGHECEHGTGYCYKGRCQSPDLQCQRLYGKGAKNAPLACYEEVNSQQDRFGHCGNHPKDGYQACSWLNLGCGKLICTYPNRIPFTQIKGAVIYAQVQEHLCVSFDYMRGPTVPDPLLVKEGTKCDSGKVCLNGTCHPHSVLKYDCNPQKKCFGHGVCNNKKVCHCFPGWKPPNCKVQGSPSGGSISSGPRMLDADLISKSSSNDTLKTWLLLSFCLFLPIVVGGTVLILKWKQLNRFCERKGLQTNGSEDGSLSSYESSAAEEGSAATEESGPEPEPEPEPGTPVGGGPSPLVWGPPMSTIAISAGTPVGRWCGDPPRAP